TCTTGTAAGactttgatctctcgaatctaaagtacttccacactacatttgtttagggttcaaATGTCTTCGCACACAAGCATCGGTTTACCCCTTCTATTTTTTACCACTATCGGTTTTTACCCCAAGACAGTGTATTGAACTGGACATTCAGTAGATCCATCAAGGTAACTAATAATTGGAATTAGTAAACAAAGCAAGCACAGAGATATCCAAGAAAGATATTATCTCATGTAAGCTCTGAAGGAATGATGTTACTAGTTGATTTTAAGGAATAGTCTCATGCTGGCCATTAGAGAAAAAGGAATAAAAACAAATAGAGATgatttctcaaaaacaagaagtaGGCATGAGGTAAGAGATTTAAAGAAAATCTGAGAAACCATGAGAAAACTCCACTAATGGAGAAAACACTTCGAATGCACTGACACCAAGATAACATCTTGGATATGATTGAATTGATCACAACACGCCTTTTACATTTCATTACACAAAAGAGTTCATATATTCTCCAGACAAACATGATAGAAAGgaattatgcttcaaaaaagaaaatgatagaaaggaaagaaagaaCCAGTGAGAAAGTGACACGTGAATAGTCTGTTAGTTAACAAACATAACTAACAGTATTGTAAACAGAGTGCAAGAAACTAAAGGAAACTATAACTCTAGTTAATAGATGAGAAACAAAAGGTTCTTATGATCTAGATTTTCCTCATGTCTGCAATGCATGCTTGAATAAGCGGATATCCgaatcatcatctacttccaaaatTTACATAAACTTTACTTTGTTTGggtatttttcttcttcctgcTATATACGAGTGAGGTTTTCTGCTTGTATTGTTGAATCATATTATAAACCTGAATCAGAAAGATGCGCGTACAAGAGAAAGTTAGTGAAGCAGTAACTCAAATAGATATTTATTCGAGGAAAGCGCATAAAAGAGAGAGTTAGTGAAACCACAATAGAACTAAACGAGAAACTTGATTTGACGGAACTACAGAAGATGCAATGGTGGGGAATTGGTGTTAATAAATGTACAAAGCTTTTCCATAGAATCCTACGACGTCAGGCATCACAAAATAAGTGCAAGGATTTCATATCATTATTGCAACTTTACCTTTCGCACTCCGGATGTCAATCCCATGCCTTCAATGGCATTGCTGCTGATGCACTTCCATGCTACAGTGTCATTACCCTCTTTTTCAGACAAGATCTTCTCCTCACCTTTGTTACCACAAGAATACTTACAATAATGTTAAAATGTAAGAAAAAGCTGGCACGGGGAGAGAGAGATGTTTACAAGTGCCTTACCGTTTAGATTTATAACCAACAACTCTACATACATTCGGAGTCGAATGTGACTGAAAATGTGTATGCAATCTCCAACTTCTTCTCTTGAAATTACGTTACAATTCCTAgtatctagttcaaatgacttcttCAAGTACTGATCCATCACTTTTCTCCTCGTACCCAAGTCACCTTCTCCATCAAAGAGCACAGATGGGAATTCCCAAAGCCCTGCAAGAAGCCCTTCCTCCGGCCTTTTTACAAGTAAAAGTCTACTGCTCATATTACTGCAGGTTCCTTTCTGGTCGTCCAATATTTCTACAACACAAACAGCAGAAAACTCGCGTCTTGGTTTTGGCTTTATAACCTTTAGAGGATAATCAATAACCTGTactgattgagaattcttggagAGTGAAAACGCATGACATTGTTCTGAGATAGGACAGGAAGAGCAACTAGGGCTTGTAGGAGTGCATATGGTTGCTCCAAGTTCCATTAAAGCCTGGTTCAGATCTCCGGGTCTAAAAGgatccactaactgccctgccaGTTTCCTGATTTAGAAAGTAACAAAGAACATTGAGTACACATATGCTCTTTGATTTTTCACATGGTGATCTAAACTAGAAGATGGGAAACATCGCTCTTCTGTTCCCAACCACGTACAGGGCCAGGCATAGAGAAAATCATCTAAATATGCGTGTCTAGAAACTCACCAAAAGCTCTTGATAGTTTCTGATTCCTTTGGATTCGCAGAAATGGCCTTCAGCCTAGCAATCACTCTAACAACATTTCCATCAACCACTGGCACAGACTGAAATATCAAAGTTAAAGAGTTAAAGAAAAGGGAGGCAAATGTTGGCTTACTTTGTTCTTAAAGCAGATGCTAGTAGATTAATTTACCTCATTGAAAGCTATGGAAGCAATGGCCCCAGCTGTGTAATCTCCTATTCCCCGAACCTTAAGAAGCTGGGGAACTGTTCTTGGAAATTCTTCTCCTCCTTCAATCACCATTTTTGCTCCCTAATCAACATAACCACCGGATAGAGTTATCTGAGTGCAAAGGCAATTAGAGCACAGACACAATAGTAGCACTTCCATGGAGGAGAATGTTACATAAGACCTTTCCGATTCTTTctcatatttttcttttcaatgttagatgaaaTTGGAGTGATGCACATTTCAGCTCAATCCTCTTACAAAAAATCCTATTCATCATGAATTACCTTGAATCATTAGTTTGTAAAGCAAGTACATGTGTGCTGTAACAGAAAAATATGTAGATAAATTTCAAGCCAACAAATGCATAACAAAACATTGTTCATTAAACTCGAGGGCAAAGATACACAATGTTGACACTATGATTTCGTGAATTATGAAATGGTCCCCCAAAGCGAAATTTTGAGCAATGCAGAGAGGATGCAATTCTTTTTGTTGGATCATTAAGCTACACTtttctaattaaaatagaatccGAGCAGGCAAAAATAAAGAGCAGCCTAACTTACCTCTAAGAGAAAGCGAGCCCGTCTATAGTACCCCAGTCCAGCCCACATCTCATTAACCTCCTACAACAACAAGAGGAAGAAACAATCAAGAATGAGATGCAAATTAAGTTTAATGAATTTACATAGGTATGCTACCAAACTTGTATACCTCTTGAGTAGCTTGAGCTAAATGTTGAAGGGAAGGCCATTTATCCATCCACCGATTGTAATAATCAATAACAGTTGCAACCTTAGTTtgttgcaacatgatttcagaaACCCAAACAGCATAAGCTCTTTTAAAAGTCTgcctttcatcttcttcatctggttGAATACTACTACCCCTCTTCTTCCTCCATGGCAAAACCCTCTGGTTTGCATCATACCAATCAAGTAAAGAAGCCCTAATCTTCAAAACAGTTAATTCATCagagaaatcttcaatatctaaaACACTACTCTTAGTCGGCTTCCCCGTTTGGTTAGGGTTTGTTCTGTCATTCCCTCTTTTCACCACCACTCGccttttcctcctcttcttcttcttcttctcttcctcctcGGAAGATGTTGAAGAATCAGTATCAGATATATTGGAAAAATtcaaacttttcttcttcttagattTTCCCGCCATTGTTAACCAGTTGttgtattgctgctgctgctgattcttcaaagtttcaaactcAGAATCATCTCTCAGGCTGTAGGAGCAGAGAACCTTGAGTTGGCCGtgtaaaatgaccatattacttaCTACTTACTTTACTAAAGGCACCCGATCCTTTTTCTCTTAGGTGGTGGACCCACAAAAGAGGTTCTTTTGCTTTTCTTCTCCGCTCTGGTTCTACCCATGATGATGAGATGAACTCACGGACAAACAAATCTGCAAAATACACAGTAAGAGGTTCTGGGAAGTGATATTGAACATCCATTACAGGTATGTCTGATTCATTGTTTACTTCTGTTTCAGTCAAAACCCTTGGGTCAGGATATTTGGGAATTTTCTTGGTTGAATTtggttagggttagggtttagtTGGCATATGCCTACTGTATCGCTCTCAATTTCTTTTCTTAAGTTGTATAAGTGCTTAATTATATGTCACGGCTTGATTAGCAGTTTTATGTGTGAATTTCACTTCCCATTATATTATTGATTGAATTCTAGCTTCAAGAGATTCAAGGTTAATCATATTCTACTCTTGTACATAACTATTTTTCGGGTAACAAATATAATTTGGTTTCATGAGACACTGTAGATTCAAGCCGTtgtctttattttattttgcaaaaatcctcaTTTGTTTGAGATTTATCACTATAGCTTGTTGGAATTTGTATTACTTACAGCGGAAAATATTGATTAGGAGCGTCGAGTGTTCAACTTCGTCTAGCAAACATTAATGGAAGACGAGGATACAGGGAAATCCAAGCTAGTGGCTTCTACTGAGGATCTTGAGATGGACTacatagaagatgaagaagacgtaAATAGAGACGAAGAAGAtgggaatgaagaagaagaagaagatggagatgatGTATTTACACTTGCATTCCATGGGGAGATGAATCCCTTGGATTTAACAGAGGATGATGCCTTTGGAGTTCAACCCTATCAGAAATTTGAGCGGCTTGAATATGAAGCTTTGGCTGAAAAAAAGCGAAAACTGCTGAATAACCGCCCTCGTGATGCTCCTTCAAAGAAGTCGAGGCAAGAGGatgattatgttaggaaagttGATGAGCTCATGGGAGGGATGGTTATGTGGAAAAAGTCAAAAGAGCTTAAGAGAAAGGGTAGAAAGAAGGGATCCAGAAACAAACTTAGCCCTGAAGTCACCAAGAAAATTGGTGAGGCTAATATCTTTTATGCTAAACGGCAATATGAAGAGGCAATACCTATACTGAAGGGGGTAATTATGCTTGCTCCAAATTTGTCCGAAACTTACCACACTCTTGGCCTTGTCTATGAGGAAATTGGAGATAATAAAAAGGCCATGAACTTTTACATGCTTGCTTCTCATTTGGCACCCAAGGAACATCCATCTCTTTGGAAGAGGCTTGTAGCTCTGTCTATAGAGCAAGGAAATACTGGCATGGCTACGTATTGCCTCTCTAAAGCAATAAAGGCCGATCCTGAAGATTTGGGTCTTAGATTTGATCGTGCATCACTTCACGTCGAGCTTGGTGAATATCATAAAGCTGCGGAATCATATAATCAAATAGTAGGACTCTGTCCTGAAAATGTTGAAGCACGAAGGATGGCTGCGAAGATGTTTAATAGCTGTGGTCAGGTAGAGCAGTCGATCAGCATTCTGGAAGACTACATCAAAGAGAGAATATCAGATCCACAATGGAGTGTGATTGATCTTTTAGCCACCATACTCATGGAAAATAATGAACATTTTAAGGCACTTCAGCAGATTGAGCATGCACGTACTATTCACTGCGCTAAGGAGCAGTTGCCACTGAGTTTAAGTGTTAAAGCAGGAATTTGTCATGTTCATCTTGGAAATATTGAACAGGCTGAGAATTTATTCAGGAATTTGCAAATGAAGCATAATGGAGATAACACTGGATTAATTACAGCCGTGGGAAACACATATATGAATCTGGGGCATTATGACTCTGCATTGAAGTATTATTTCATGCTAGAAGAAATGGATCAAAATGGCCACGGAGTCTTGCATATGAAAATTGCTCGGTGTTACCTATCATTAAAGGAACGAAGACAAGCTATTACGTTCTTTAATAAATCTTTGAGTACAAAG
This DNA window, taken from Papaver somniferum cultivar HN1 chromosome 3, ASM357369v1, whole genome shotgun sequence, encodes the following:
- the LOC113358242 gene encoding adenine DNA glycosylase-like produces the protein MVILHGQLKVLCSYSLRDDSEFETLKNQQQQQYNNWLTMAGKSKKKKSLNFSNISDTDSSTSSEEEEKKKKKRRKRRVVVKRGNDRTNPNQTGKPTKSSVLDIEDFSDELTVLKIRASLLDWYDANQRVLPWRKKRGSSIQPDEEDERQTFKRAYAVWVSEIMLQQTKVATVIDYYNRWMDKWPSLQHLAQATQEEVNEMWAGLGYYRRARFLLEGAKMVIEGGEEFPRTVPQLLKVRGIGDYTAGAIASIAFNESVPVVDGNVVRVIARLKAISANPKESETIKSFWKLAGQLVDPFRPGDLNQALMELGATICTPTSPSCSSCPISEQCHAFSLSKNSQSVQVIDYPLKVIKPKPRREFSAVCVVEILDDQKGTCSNMSSRLLLVKRPEEGLLAGLWEFPSVLFDGEGDLGTRRKVMDQYLKKSFELDTRNCNVISREEVGDCIHIFSHIRLRMYVELLVINLNGEEKILSEKEGNDTVAWKCISSNAIEGMGLTSGVRKVYNMIQQYKQKTSLVYSRKKKNTQTK